A window of the Thermococcus alcaliphilus genome harbors these coding sequences:
- a CDS encoding 16S rRNA methyltransferase: MLHLVIADSELELVPEKIRDHPSVVNYARKRGKKPDEVLLDSTYHHSALKLLEDGERRGRPDIVHLCLINALESILNKEGELRVYVHTRNNEVIYIKPETRLPRNYNRFVGLMESLFKNKAVPKDLELLKMRKGTLSELLEEIGPDGIFIMHENGNLLTPKEFGEKLVNYASPAVIVGGFPHGDFLSEVKGERISIYKEPLMAWSVVNEVLINYEGSLLW, translated from the coding sequence ATGCTCCATTTAGTAATAGCCGATAGTGAACTTGAGCTTGTGCCGGAGAAGATAAGAGACCACCCTTCGGTTGTCAACTATGCAAGGAAGAGGGGAAAGAAGCCAGATGAAGTGCTTCTTGATTCCACCTATCATCATTCAGCCCTTAAACTGCTGGAGGATGGAGAGAGGAGGGGAAGGCCGGATATAGTCCACCTGTGCCTTATAAACGCCCTTGAGAGTATATTAAACAAAGAGGGGGAGCTTAGGGTTTATGTACACACAAGAAACAACGAAGTTATTTATATTAAACCCGAGACCAGGCTTCCTCGAAACTACAATCGCTTTGTGGGGCTGATGGAAAGCTTATTCAAAAACAAAGCCGTTCCCAAAGATCTTGAACTTCTGAAAATGAGGAAGGGAACGCTTTCAGAACTCCTTGAGGAGATAGGCCCAGATGGGATTTTCATAATGCACGAAAATGGGAATTTATTAACTCCAAAGGAATTCGGAGAAAAATTGGTTAATTACGCCTCGCCGGCTGTTATCGTTGGCGGATTCCCCCATGGGGACTTTTTGAGTGAAGTAAAGGGAGAAAGGATTAGCATTTACAAGGAGCCTTTAATGGCATGGAGTGTTGTCAATGAGGTTTTGATAAACTATGAGGGAAGTTTACTTTGGTAG
- a CDS encoding saccharopine dehydrogenase family protein → MLYTFGSTSKEVECMRILVLGAGNVGRAIAYDLSKDFEVWAGDRDLNRLEDVKNYANPIKVDASDFSSLVEKMKGFDLVVGALPGRFGFRTLKAAVEAGVDIVDVSFMPENPLALREEAIKANITAIVDAGFAPGLSNIFLGRIYQEMSPLEEGIIRVGGLPKIPKPPLYYKITWSPYDLIEEYTRKARIVKDGEVREVDPLEKIWKVKLKDFEFEEFVSDGLRTLIETINANHLEERTLRWPGHLEKMKVLKELGFFEEENVEFTLKVIAPLMSYESEDFSIMEVYGRGFKNEKEREIRYFLYDEAKDGFTSMARVTGFTAAIVSRIVMNGECAYGVIPPEILGMRADTYSKIMKEIRERDIHVEVVEDAPFSNSR, encoded by the coding sequence ATTTTATATACCTTTGGTTCTACTTCTAAGGAGGTGGAGTGTATGAGAATCTTAGTACTTGGGGCTGGTAACGTTGGAAGGGCTATAGCTTATGATCTTAGTAAGGATTTTGAAGTGTGGGCAGGAGATAGAGACTTAAATCGATTGGAAGATGTGAAGAATTATGCGAATCCGATAAAAGTAGATGCCTCTGATTTTAGTTCTTTAGTGGAGAAGATGAAGGGCTTTGATCTTGTTGTGGGAGCTCTTCCCGGAAGGTTTGGATTTAGAACTCTAAAAGCGGCTGTAGAAGCTGGGGTGGATATTGTGGATGTTTCTTTTATGCCAGAAAATCCGTTAGCGCTTAGGGAAGAGGCCATAAAAGCAAATATAACGGCTATCGTTGATGCGGGTTTTGCCCCAGGGCTTAGCAATATCTTCTTAGGAAGAATTTATCAAGAAATGAGCCCTCTTGAAGAGGGAATAATCCGTGTGGGCGGGCTTCCGAAGATCCCAAAGCCACCCCTTTACTACAAAATCACTTGGTCGCCGTATGATCTGATAGAAGAATACACAAGGAAGGCAAGGATTGTGAAAGATGGCGAAGTTAGAGAAGTGGATCCACTGGAAAAAATTTGGAAAGTAAAGCTCAAAGACTTCGAATTTGAAGAGTTTGTAAGTGATGGGCTGAGAACCCTTATTGAAACAATAAACGCAAATCACCTCGAGGAGAGAACCCTTAGGTGGCCGGGGCATCTGGAGAAAATGAAAGTCCTGAAAGAGCTAGGATTTTTTGAAGAAGAAAACGTTGAATTTACCCTCAAAGTCATTGCCCCGTTAATGAGCTATGAGAGCGAGGACTTTTCGATAATGGAAGTTTATGGTAGGGGCTTTAAGAATGAAAAAGAGAGGGAAATCAGGTACTTCTTATATGATGAAGCAAAGGATGGTTTTACTTCTATGGCAAGGGTGACGGGATTCACGGCCGCTATAGTTTCTAGGATCGTTATGAATGGAGAGTGCGCATATGGAGTAATTCCTCCAGAGATTTTAGGGATGAGGGCTGACACGTATTCAAAAATAATGAAAGAGATAAGGGAGAGAGACATCCATGTGGAGGTAGTGGAAGATGCTCCATTTAGTAATAGCCGATAG